From Phalacrocorax carbo chromosome 8, bPhaCar2.1, whole genome shotgun sequence, a single genomic window includes:
- the CXCL14 gene encoding C-X-C motif chemokine 14, translating into MKLLTAALLLLFIAMCLATAEGVKCKCSRKGPKIRFSNVRKLEIKPRYPFCVEEMIIVTLWTRVRGEQQHCLNPKRQNTVRLLKWYRVWKEKGRVYEE; encoded by the exons ATGAAGCTCCTGACAGcagctttgcttctgctgttcaTCGCGATGTGCTTAGCCACCGCCGAAG GCGTAAAGTGCAAATGTTCAAGAAAAGGTCCTAAAATAAGATTCTCTAACGTACGGAAGCTGGAAATAAAACCGAGGTACCCGTTTTGCGTGGAAGAGATGATTAT CGTGACACTGTGGACGCGGGTgagaggggagcagcagcactgcttaaATCCCAAACGCCAAAACACAGTGAGACTGCTGAAGTGGTACAGAGTATGGAAGGAGAAAGGCAG GGTTTATGAAGAATAA